Within Streptomyces sp. NBC_00704, the genomic segment GGGCCCCGCGTGCACACAATGTGCCCTACTCCGGGGGCGGTTGGAGCCCACGGAACAGCGTTCAGAGGTTGATTTGAGGTTGGGCCGCCCTTCCGGCGCGTCCCCGTGGCGTCCCTGTCGCCGGCCCCCTATCGCGCGTCCGCGGGCCCGCCGTGCTCCTCGGACAGTCCGGGCCAGTCGTCGGGGCCGCCGCCCTGCCATTCGATGAGGTCGTCCTCCTCGACCTCGATGCGGTCCAGGTCGGCCAGGCGCAGGATCTCCACGACGTCGTCGAGATGCGTGGCGAGGCCGAGCACCGCGTCGCCGGAGGTGACCCGGCGGGAGCCGTCCAGGGCCGGGGGGTGCACCACGATGTGCGGAGGTCGCGCGGGATCGCCCATGCCCCCAGCGTCCTGCGGACGGGCGCGATCCGCACGTCGGACGCCCTCTTCGTCGGCCGGACGGCCGCCGGACGGCCGCCGGACGGGCGGCTGCGCCGGGTGCGGACGTGCGGGCGCCCCCGTCGGCGGGGGGGCGGGGGCGTGTCGTGCAGGGTCGTGTGGCCGTCCGACGGCGCGAGGCTGGGCGCGACAGGACGTTCGCGCCGCCGGACGGGGCCCGGTGGGGCGGGGACCGCGGCGGGTGCGACGGAACCGGGGACGCCTTCCCTCAGGTCGAGAAGGGCGCTCGGGTCCTTCACCACCGCACTGGCTCACACGCCGCCGCGGTCCTCACCGGACCCGCACGCGCCGGGACGGTCACCCCTCATCCGGGCCGTCCCCGCGGTGCGGGCCGTTCGTGCGGCCGGTCCTCGCGGGGGCGCGGGGACCGGCTCCTCGTCCACCGGGAACCGCGGGAGTGCGGCCGGTGGGGTTCGGTCGGTGCGGGGGGTTCCGGGCGGCGGTCGTCGCTGGGCGCGACAGGACATGTGTCGACGACGCCGCCGCCCGGAAGCTTTCGGGGGCCGGGCTCAGACCCGCGCGCCCGAGAGCCGCTCGACGGCCCGCAGCAGCGCCGAGTGGTCCAGGCCGCCGTCGCCCTGCGCGCGCAGGCTCGCGACCAGCTGGGCGACGACCGCGCCGACGGGCAGGGCCGCGCCGACGTTGCGGGCGGCGTCCGTGACGATCCCCATGTCCTTGTGGTGCAGGTCGATCCGGAAGCCCGGCCTGAAGTCGCGGGCGAGGAAGTTGTCCTTCTTGCGGGTCAGGACGGTGGAGCCGGCGAGGCCGCCGTTCAGGACGTCCAGCGCCGCCTTCAGGTCCACGCCCGACTTCTCCAGGAAGACCACGGCCTCGGCGCACGCCTGGATGTTGACGGCGACGATCAGCTGGTTGGCGGCCTTCACGGTCTGCCCGCAGCCGTGCGGGCCGCACAGCACGACGGTCCTGCCCAGCGCGTCGAAGATCGGCTCGGCCCGGTCGAAGTCCGCCTGGTCGCCGCCGACCATGATGGACAGCACGGCCTCGATCGCGCCGGCCTCGCCGCCGGACACCGGGGC encodes:
- a CDS encoding 2-hydroxy-3-oxopropionate reductase: MSSLPKVAWIGLGIMGSPMSENLVKAGYDVTGFTLEQDKLDRLTAAGGTAAASIADAVRDADVVITMVPASPQVEAIAYGPDGILENARPGTLLIDMSSITPQTSVDLARAAADKGIRVLDAPVSGGEAGAIEAVLSIMVGGDQADFDRAEPIFDALGRTVVLCGPHGCGQTVKAANQLIVAVNIQACAEAVVFLEKSGVDLKAALDVLNGGLAGSTVLTRKKDNFLARDFRPGFRIDLHHKDMGIVTDAARNVGAALPVGAVVAQLVASLRAQGDGGLDHSALLRAVERLSGARV